Proteins encoded together in one Triticum dicoccoides isolate Atlit2015 ecotype Zavitan chromosome 7B, WEW_v2.0, whole genome shotgun sequence window:
- the LOC119340845 gene encoding uncharacterized protein LOC119340845, whose translation MNTVLTMSGIDDEEPHQVHQFMNRAVAMSAMDVKEPPSVVSIDPSRSVNIVDEDDDWVIVKKQRITILIPPLSPAAASPQAGTPKLSSRQVSLPRMSRRNCNAATKKHPKHFSTKKSLEGLGVDANIKKARTCPSERIVHQDDAKMKGESSRSAAAAVVRSEWTKHAVEGLSHQAAEKATSPLGNMYDPGLPVISSNVTNKVLRARLLQRRVARFGGLRNWLLTCGLGWFVKILDSEGIGMYQMVSLTMSQLKEMGLIAVGPRRKLIHAIDSICKPGQFEMFS comes from the coding sequence ATGAACACAGTGCTAACCATGTCTGGTATCGATGATGAGGAGCCACATCAGGTTCATCAGTTTATGAACAGAGCAGTAGCTATGTCAGCTATGGATGTTAAGGAACCACCTTCAGTGGTTTCCATTGATCCATCACGGTCAGTGAATATAGTTGACGAGGACGATGATTGGGTTATAGTCAAGAAACAGCGGATCACCATATTGATCCCTCCACTATCACCTGCGGCTGCAAGCCCTCAAGCTGGCACACCCAAGTTAAGTTCTAGACAAGTTAGCCTACCAAGAATGAGCAGGAGAAACTGCAATGCTGCCACAAAGAAGCATCCAAAACATTTTTCTACGAAGAAATCTTTGGAGGGCCTTGGCGTCGACGCCAATATCAAGAAAGCTCGAACTTGCCCTTCTGAAAGAATTGTTCATCAAGACGATGCAAAGATGAAGGGAGAATCGTCACGAAGTGCTGCTGCCGCTGTTGTAAGGTCTGAATGGACTAAACATGCTGTTGAAGGATTGTCCCATCAAGCCGCAGAGAAAGCAACAAGTCCACTCGGAAACATGTATGATCCTGGGCTGCCAGTTATTTCTTCAAATGTCACAAATAAGGTACTGCGAGCACGACTTCTTCAGAGACGGGTTGCTCGGTTCGGCGGGCTGAGGAATTGGCTTTTGACTTGCGGTCTTGGATGGTTTGTCAAAATATTGGACAGTGAAGGTATTGGGATGTACCAGATGGTCTCCCTTACAATGAGCCAGCTGAAAGAGATGGGCCTTATTGCCGTAGGACCCCGGAGAAAATTGATCCATGCTATTGACAGTATCTGCAAGCCCGGTCAGTTCGAGATGTTTTCTTGA